One stretch of Amycolatopsis tolypomycina DNA includes these proteins:
- a CDS encoding L-ribulose-5-phosphate 4-epimerase: MSLTGEVLDTVAQLRETVAKLHGELTRNELVIWTAGNVSARVPDRDLMVIKPSGVSYDELTADRMVVTDLHGELVEGDFAPSSDTAAHAYVYRHMPEIGGVVHTHSTYATAWAARGEPIPCVLTMIADEFGGEIPIGPFALIGDDSIGRGIVETLRSSRSPAVLMRNHGPFTVGRTARDAVKAAVMVEDVARTVHKAFELGTPEPLPPEDVDRLYARYQNVYGQH; this comes from the coding sequence ATGTCCCTGACCGGTGAAGTGCTCGACACCGTCGCCCAGCTGCGCGAGACGGTGGCGAAGCTGCACGGCGAGCTGACCCGCAACGAGCTGGTCATCTGGACCGCGGGCAACGTCTCGGCCCGCGTCCCGGACCGCGACCTGATGGTCATCAAGCCCTCGGGCGTGTCCTACGACGAGCTGACGGCGGACCGGATGGTGGTCACCGACCTGCACGGCGAGCTCGTCGAAGGCGACTTCGCGCCGTCGTCCGACACCGCCGCGCACGCCTACGTCTACCGGCACATGCCGGAGATCGGCGGCGTCGTGCACACCCACTCGACCTACGCCACGGCGTGGGCAGCCCGCGGCGAGCCGATCCCGTGCGTGCTGACGATGATCGCCGACGAGTTCGGCGGCGAGATCCCGATCGGGCCGTTCGCCCTCATCGGCGACGACTCCATCGGCCGCGGCATCGTCGAAACGCTTCGCTCGAGCCGGTCGCCCGCGGTGCTGATGCGCAACCACGGCCCGTTCACCGTCGGCCGCACCGCGCGTGACGCGGTCAAGGCCGCGGTGATGGTCGAGGACGTGGCCCGCACCGTCCACAAGGCCTTCGAGCTCGGCACGCCCGAACCGCTGCCGCCCGAGGACGTCGACCGGCTCTACGCCCGGTACCAGAACGTCTACGGCCAGCACTGA
- the araB gene encoding ribulokinase, whose translation MGEPLTVGVDFGTLSGRAVVVRVADGAELGSGVFEYPHGVLDETLPATGRALPPEWALQVPADYVGVLRNAVPAALRDAGVDAADVVGIATDFTACTMVPTTADGTPLCELPEFEGNPHAYVKLWKHHSAQPQAVRINELARTRGEKWLPRYGGLISSEWEFAKGLELFEEAPEVYAAMRHWVEAADWIVWQLTGTYVRNACTAGYKGILQDGQYPSRDFLRELAPGFEDFVADKLEHPLGQLGSRAGSLTAEAAAWTGLPEGIAVAVGNVDAHVTAPAAQAVEPGQMVAIMGTSTCHVMNGAELHEVPGMCGVVEGGIVAGLWGYEAGQSGVGDIFGWFVEHGVPGAYEGHEHLTRLAAQQEIGEHGLIALDWHSGNRSVLVDHELSGVIVGQTLATRAQDVYRALLEATAFGTRKIIETFNAAGVPVTELIIAGGLTKNALLMQIYADVTNLPLSVIGSAQGPALGSAIHAAVAAGAHADIRAAAAAMGSVERAVYRPVPAHVAAYDELYAEYTELHDYFGRGGNDVMHRLAARKRAVAKGQS comes from the coding sequence GTGGGAGAACCACTCACCGTCGGCGTCGACTTCGGCACCCTGTCCGGCCGCGCGGTGGTCGTGCGCGTGGCCGACGGGGCCGAACTCGGCTCCGGCGTCTTCGAGTACCCGCACGGGGTGCTCGACGAGACGCTGCCCGCCACGGGCCGCGCGCTGCCGCCGGAATGGGCGCTGCAGGTGCCGGCGGACTACGTCGGCGTGCTGCGCAACGCCGTCCCGGCGGCCCTGCGGGACGCCGGCGTCGACGCGGCGGACGTCGTCGGGATCGCCACCGACTTCACCGCGTGCACGATGGTGCCGACGACCGCGGACGGGACGCCGCTGTGCGAACTGCCCGAGTTCGAAGGCAACCCGCACGCGTACGTGAAGCTCTGGAAGCACCACTCGGCGCAGCCGCAGGCCGTGCGGATCAACGAGCTGGCCCGCACCCGCGGCGAGAAGTGGCTCCCGCGCTACGGCGGCCTGATCTCCTCGGAGTGGGAGTTCGCCAAGGGCCTCGAGCTGTTCGAAGAGGCGCCCGAGGTCTACGCCGCGATGCGGCACTGGGTGGAGGCGGCCGACTGGATCGTCTGGCAGCTCACCGGGACCTACGTCCGCAACGCCTGCACCGCCGGCTACAAGGGGATCCTGCAGGACGGCCAGTACCCGAGCCGCGACTTCCTCCGCGAGCTCGCCCCCGGCTTCGAGGACTTCGTCGCCGACAAGCTGGAGCACCCGCTGGGCCAGCTGGGCTCCCGCGCGGGTTCGCTGACCGCCGAGGCCGCGGCCTGGACCGGGCTGCCCGAGGGCATCGCGGTCGCCGTCGGCAACGTCGACGCGCACGTCACCGCCCCCGCCGCGCAGGCCGTCGAGCCCGGGCAGATGGTGGCGATCATGGGCACCTCGACCTGCCACGTGATGAACGGCGCCGAGCTGCACGAGGTTCCCGGCATGTGCGGCGTCGTCGAAGGCGGCATCGTGGCCGGGCTCTGGGGGTACGAGGCAGGCCAGAGCGGCGTCGGCGACATCTTCGGCTGGTTCGTCGAGCACGGCGTCCCGGGGGCCTACGAAGGGCACGAGCACCTCACCCGGCTCGCCGCCCAGCAGGAGATCGGCGAACACGGCCTGATCGCCCTGGACTGGCACAGCGGCAACCGGTCGGTGCTGGTCGACCACGAGCTCTCCGGCGTGATCGTCGGGCAGACGCTCGCCACCCGCGCCCAGGACGTCTACCGCGCGCTGCTGGAGGCCACCGCCTTCGGCACCCGGAAGATCATCGAGACGTTCAACGCCGCCGGTGTCCCGGTCACCGAGCTGATCATCGCGGGCGGCCTGACGAAGAACGCGCTGCTCATGCAGATCTACGCCGACGTCACCAACCTCCCGCTGTCGGTGATCGGCTCGGCGCAGGGACCGGCGCTCGGCTCGGCCATCCACGCGGCCGTCGCCGCCGGCGCCCACGCGGACATCCGCGCGGCCGCCGCCGCGATGGGCTCGGTCGAACGGGCGGTGTACCGTCCGGTGCCCGCGCACGTCGCCGCCTACGACGAGCTGTACGCCGAGTACACCGAGCTGCACGACTACTTCGGTCGTGGCGGCAACGATGTCATGCACCGGCTGGCCGCCCGCAAGCGCGCCGTCGCGAAAGGACAGTCCTGA